A DNA window from Linepithema humile isolate Giens D197 chromosome 6, Lhum_UNIL_v1.0, whole genome shotgun sequence contains the following coding sequences:
- the LOC105671833 gene encoding uncharacterized protein, whose translation MIGKLLLTFWILRWISFFADPVVGQVFSSFEESLDEKNDVEIFRAVVESMRQWALHKKFHHRAKREVSKVCYEEVGCFEDTEPFSYLEMLPSPPKDVGTRFFVYGSRKARSIPMEVPADDINDNVHRAIDPHLPTKVIVHGFGSNCKYLWVYDMKAALMSVQDCNIVCVDWGPGSAVPNYVRAAANTRLVGRQLAKLIRSLDVPLEKVHLIGFSLGAHVAGFAGAELGNVSRITGLDPAGPLFESQDPRARLDATDANFVDVIHSNGEQLILGGLGSWQPMGHVDYYPNGGKMQSGCSNIFVGAVSDIIWSSTVEGRSLCNHRRAYKFFTDSISPKCRFPAFPCDFGYEGLLRGDCFPCGMNGIDRPCGDMGYYSNESPARGQLFLLTREEEPFCAHQYQIKVYNSRSERSVKSYGKLQVTLVGKGSYNDTFAMTRKDEELLVGAILQKIVVPHPAITNLEAIEIKYTAYSGWISSGLVFWTIDKVAILDSSGKSLSICRKSLILDSGVSVYLPLYPGECNIPLDTENSTSLSISIERMATDEQQEGGIGPFTKEQNYESKDSGYSVEIVSTDRITQKKGLGPYTKEQNLHIVESKTAVFEDAEKRRNNVANPWTVLDISSDGDSNSLENSESESGRGFSGGASNLIYRTSPTAERVAESTVAAVVTTDLLPEIREPVLRPSKKEAGRSLKLPEITEPILRPRATRQNARSEAVAQQQQQQHDEIQETSSTSTRAFTVQFLPERLASILAQAERYARQTLLPLISQYTPSFVTGMRHDEPKYFPLLGDLTRQKSAEVDKTNDRPRNNNQITRTNIGQRKSDNSSVRSEEESTSSAQTENSEGEYTVSRAEVPPVIVEAVYPEKTADANFTELGARTMAAETRREDSGWRPIGERTTTSKGISPRRDLNVSRSLDWSVGYNRDWSSSRTANSEADVKADDDWVPIVVKSDAVQTTTRSATSKEESSMTSPVKEIDDGKNSKKSEAFDEKEEATSTSTHERKYIPLLDLEETTGDLPSSTDSHISESTTIASHIQKIPRVKEASVKSARTMMFPYAYERRNDPRTRYIPLVPEEDMGKPYSLDMEKDR comes from the exons cGGACCCCGTTGTGGGACAGGTGTTTTCGTCTTTCGAAGAGAGTTTGGACGAAAAGAACGACGTGGAAATTTTCCGCGCCGTTGTCGAATCAATGAGACAATGGGCGTTACACAAAAAGTTTCATCACAGAGCGAAGAGAGAAGTGTCTAAGGTTTGCTATGAGGAAGTCGGTTGCTTCGAGGATACCGAGCCCTTCAGTTATTTGGAAATGCTACCATCACCGCCAAAGGACGTCGGAACCAG attctTCGTATACGGAAGTAGAAAAGCCAGATCAATCCCTATGGAAGTACCCGCCGATGACATAAACGACAATGTACACCGTGCCATAGATCCCCATCTGCCCACCAAAGTAATCGTGCATGGATTTGGAAGCAATTGCAAATACTTGTGGGTTTACGATATGAAAGCTGCGCTAATGAGCGTCCAGGACTGCAATAtag TTTGCGTTGATTGGGGCCCTGGCAGCGCTGTGCCTAATTACGTTAGAGCAGCAGCTAATACACGTCTCGTGGGTCGACAGTTGGCAAAATTAATTCGCAGCTTGGACGTGCCGTTAGAAAAGGTGCATTTGATAGGCTTCAGCCTAGGCGCTCATGTAGCCGGATTTGCAGGTGCTGAGCTCGGAAATGTGTCCAGAATTACCG GATTAGATCCTGCCGGACCGCTTTTCGAGTCGCAAGATCCAAGGGCTCGGCTGGATGCGACGGATGCAAATTTCGTAGACGTTATTCACAGCAATGGCGAGCAGCTCATCTTAGGAGGACTAGGTTCTTGGCAGCCCATGGGTCATGTGGACTATTACCCGAATGGTGGTAAAATGCAAAGTGGATGCTCAAACATCTTTGTTGGTGCCGTCTCTGACATCATTTGGT CGAGTACGGTTGAGGGCAGGTCACTATGCAATCATCGGCGGGCGTACAAATTTTTCACCGATTCCATTAGCCCGAAATGCCGATTTCCGGCTTTCCCCTGCGATTTCGGCTACGAAGGCCTGTTGAGGGGAGATTGCTTCCCCTGCGGCATGAACGGCATAGATCGACCCTGCGGCGACATGGGCTATTACAGCAACGAGTCGCCTGCCAGGGGTCAACTCTTTCTGTTGACGAGAGAGGAAGAGCCCTTCTGTGCCCATCAGTATCAAATCAAAGTGTACAACAGCCGCAGCGAGAGATCCGTCAAAAGCTACGGCAAGCTTCAG GTTACGCTCGTGGGAAAAGGCTCCTATAATGACACGTTCGCGATGACGCGCAAAGATGAAGAACTTTTGGTAGGAGCCATTCTTCAGAAAATCGTTGTGCCGCATCCTGCGATCACTAATCTTGAAGCAATTGAA ATCAAATACACGGCATACAGCGGCTGGATATCGTCTGGCTTGGTGTTTTGGACCATCGACAAGGTGGCCATCCTCGACAGTTCCGGCAAATCCTTGTCGATCTGCAGAAAAAGCTTGATTCTGGATTCCGGTGTATCGGTTTACTTACCTCTTTATCCCGGCGAGTGCAATATTCCTTTGGACACTGAAAACTCCACATCCTTATCGATATCGATCGAACGCATGGCGACTGACGAGCAGCAGGAGGGCGGCATAGGACCTTTCACGAAAGAGCAGAATTACGAGTCGAAGGACTCCGGATATTCCGTGGAGATAGTCTCGACGGATCGAATAACGCAGAAGAAGGGTCTCGGGCCGTATACGAAGGAGCAGAATCTGCACATCGTCGAAAGCAAGACGGCGGTCTTCGAGGACGCGGAGAAACGACGCAACAACGTCGCGAATCCCTGGACTGTGCTGGACATATCGAGCGACGGCGACTCGAATTCGCTGGAGAACTCCGAGTCCGAGAGCGGGCGAGGCTTCTCCGGCGGCGCCAGCAATCTCATCTATCGCACCTCGCCAACGGCGGAGCGAGTCGCCGAGAGTACCGTTGCCGCCGTCGTCACCACGGATCTCCTGCCGGAGATCAGAGAACCGGTGCTGCGTCCGAGCAAGAAGGAGGCCGGCCGGTCGCTCAAGCTGCCCGAGATCACCGAGCCGATTTTACGTCCGCGCGCTACCAGGCAGAACGCGCGAAGCGAGGCGGTggcgcagcagcagcagcagcagcacgaCGAGATACAGGAGACCTCATCGACCTCCACTAGAGCCTTCACCGTGCAGTTCCTGCCCGAGCGACTGGCCAGCATCCTGGCGCAGGCCGAACGGTACGCACGGCAGACCCTGCTGCCGCTGATCTCGCAGTACACGCCGAGCTTCGTCACCGGCATGCGACACGACGAGCCCAAGTACTTTCCTCTCTTGGGCGACTTGACGCGGCAGAAGAGCGCCGAGGTCGACAAGACGAACGACCGGCCAAGGAATAACAATCAAATCACGCGAACGAATATCGGCCAGCGCAAATCGGACAATTCGTCCGTACGCTCTGAAGAAGAGTCCACCTCGAGCGCGCAGACCGAGAACAGCGAGGGCGAGTATACCGTGTCGAGAGCCGAAGTGCCGCCAGTGATAGTCGAGGCTGTGTACCCGGAGAAAACAGCGGATGCTAATTTCACCGAACTCGGGGCGAGGACGATGGCGGCGGAGACGCGGCGCGAAGACAGCGGCTGGCGTCCGATCGGCGAACGGACGACTACTTCGAAGGGCATTTCGCCACGGAGGGACTTGAACGTCTCGCGATCGCTAGACTGGTCGGTCGGGTATAATCGTGACTGGAGCTCTTCGCGAACCGCAAACTCGGAAGCGGATGTCAAAGCTGACGATGATTGGGTGCCGATCGTGGTTAAAAGCGACGCTGTTCAGACGACGACGCGAAGCGCGACGTCGAAGGAAGAATCGTCAATGACTTCTCCGGTGAAAGAAATCGATGAcggaaaaaattcaaagaaatctGAAGCCTTTGATGAGAAGGAAGAAGCCACCTCCACGAGCACGCACGAAAGAAAATACATACCTTTGCTTGATTTGGAAGAGACGACCGGTGATTTGCCCTCGTCGACCGATTCTCACATTTCGGAGTCCACGACGATTGCCTCGCACATTCAAAAGATCCCGAGAGTCAAGGAAGCGTCGGTGAAAAGTGCCAGGACGATGATGTTCCCATACGCTTACGAGCGAAGAAACGATCCCAGGACGAGATATATACCGCTGGTTCCGGAAGAGGATATGGGCAAGCCTTATTCGCTGGATATGGAGAAAGATCGTTAA